A region from the Populus trichocarpa isolate Nisqually-1 chromosome 18, P.trichocarpa_v4.1, whole genome shotgun sequence genome encodes:
- the LOC7490472 gene encoding beta-amyrin 28-monooxygenase, whose product METLYFILLLFVPIILSLVAIIYKHRYQDKLQNVPPGNLGLPFVGESLDFLSKGWKGCPENFIFDRIRKYSSEIFKTNLFLQPVVMLNGVAGNKFLFSNENRLVETWWPDFVNRIFPSAVETSPKEEAKRMRRLFPRFLKPEALQRYIGTMDMVTKRHFALEWGNKAEVVVFPLAKSYTFELACRLFLSIEDPSHIARFSHPFNQITSGIFTIPIDFPGTPFNRAIKASKLIRIELLAIIRQRKKDLAEGKASPTQDILSHMLLSNDADGKYMNEVQISDKILALLMGGHESTAASCTFIVKYLAELPHIYEAVYKEQAEIIKSKAPGELLNWDDIQKMKYSWNVACETLRLSPPLIGNFKEAIKDFTFNGFSIPKGWKLYWSASSTHKNPEYFSEPEKFDPSRFEGKGPAPYTFIPFGGGPRMCPGNEYARLEILVFMHNLVKSWFCMATTNFSAQLSQASGVFAAMRGNKVTEDREFPVSPAEEEP is encoded by the exons ATGGAGACTCTCTATTTCATCCTTCTCCTCTTTGTCCCCATCATTCTCTCCCTCGTTGCCATAATTTACAAGCACAGATACCAGGATAAACTCCAAAACGTTCCTCCAGGCAATCTAGGCCTCCCTTTTGTGGGAGAGAGCCTAGATTTCCTGTCAAAAGGATGGAAAGGTTGCCCAGAAAACTTCATATTCGATCGCATTCGGAAATATTCGTcagaaatattcaaaacaaatctttttcttCAGCCTGTAGTGATGTTAAATGGTGTTGCCGGAAACAAGTTCTTATTCTCCAACGAGAACAGACTTGTTGAAACATGGTGGCCTGATTTTGTGAACAGGATATTTCCATCTGCAGTAGAAACGTCACCCAAAGAAGAAGCGAAAAGAATGCGTAGGTTGTTCCCTCGATTCTTGAAACCTGAGGCCTTGCAGAGGTATATAGGTACCATGGATATGGTTACCAAAAGACACTTTGCCTTGGAGTGGGGAAACAAAGCAGAGGTGGTTGTCTTCCCTCTGGCAAAAAGCTACACATTCGAGTTGGCTTGCCGCTTGTTTCTAAGTATTGAAGATCCCAGCCACATAGCCAGATTTTCCCACCCATTCAACCAAATAACCTCTGGTATTTTTACCATCCCCATTGATTTTCCTGGAACTCCATTTAATCGAGCCATCAAGGCCTCAAAGTTAATCAGAATTGAGCTTTTGGCCATTATCAGGCAAAGAAAGAAGGATCTTGCAGAAGGAAAGGCATCCCCAACCCAGGACATTTTGTCACACATGCTGTTGAGCAATGATGCGGATGGAAAGTACATGAATGAGGTGCAGATTTCTGACAAGATTCTTGCATTATTGATGGGTGGACATGAAAGCACTGCTGCTTCTTGTACTTTCATTGTCAAATATCTTGCTGAGCTGCCTCATATCTATGAAGCAGTTTACAAGG AACAAGCTGAGATCATTAAATCCAAAGCACCCGGTGAGTTGTTGAATTGGGATGACATTCAAAAGATGAAATATTCATGGAATGTAGCTTGTGAAACGTTGAGACTCTCACCACCGCTTATTGGTAACTTCAAAGAAGCCATCAAGGACTTCACATTCAACGGGTTCTCCATCCCAAAGGGCTGGAAG ttGTATTGGAGTGCAAGCTCGACCCATAAAAATCCTGAATACTTTTCTGAGCCTGAAAAGTTCGATCCCAGTAGATTTGAAGGGAAAGGACCAGCTCCTTACACGTTTATTCCATTTGGTGGAGGACCAAGGATGTGCCCTGGAAATGAATATGCTCGATTAGAAattcttgttttcatgcataacTTGGTGAAGAg CTGGTTCTGTATGGCAACCACAAATTTTTCAGCACAGTTGTCTCAAGCAAGTGGTGTATTTGCAGCCATGCGGGGAAACAAGGTCACCGAGGACAGAGAATTCCCTGTTTCACCAGCAGAAGAGGAACCTTGA
- the LOC7490471 gene encoding beta-amyrin 28-monooxygenase yields the protein METLYFILLLFVSIILSLIAIIYKHRYQDKLPNLPPGNLGLPFVGESLDFLSKGWKGCPENFIFDRIWKYSSETFKTNLFLQPVVMLNGVAGNKFLFSNENRLVETWWPEFVNKIFPSAVEKSPKEEAKRMRRLFPPFLKPEALRRYIGTMDMVTKRHFALEWGNKAEVVVFPLAKSYTFELACRLFLSIEDPSHIARFSHPFNHITSGIFTIPIAFPGTPFNRAIKATKLIRIELLAIIRQRKKDLAEGKASPTQDILSHMLLSNDADGQYMNEVEIADKIIALLLGAHDSTGTACTFVVKYLAEMPHIYEAVYKEQAEIIKSKAPGELLNWVDIQKMKYSWNVACETLRLSPPFIGNFKEAIKDFTFNGFAIPKGWKLYWSASSTHKNPEYFSEPEKFDPSRFEGKGPAPYTFIPFGGGPMMCPGNEYARLEILVFMHNLVKRFKFERLILDEKIVFDPTPKPEMGLPVRLIPHKA from the exons ATGGAGACTCTCTATTTCATCCTTCTCCTCTTTGTCTCCATCATTCTCTCCCTCATTGCCATAATTTACAAGCACAGATACCAGGATAAACTCCCTAACCTTCCTCCAGGCAATCTAGGCCTCCCTTTTGTGGGAGAGAGCCTAGATTTCCTGTCAAAAGGATGGAAAGGTTGCCCAGAAAACTTCATATTCGATCGCATTTGGAAATATTCATCGGAAACATTCaaaacaaatctttttcttCAGCCTGTAGTGATGTTAAATGGTGTTGCGGGAAACAAGTTCTTATTCTCCAATGAGAACAGACTTGTTGAAACATGGTGGCCTGAATTTGTAAACAAGATATTTCCATCTGCAGTAGAAAAGTCACccaaagaagaagcaaaaagaaTGCGGAGGCTGTTCCCTCCATTCTTGAAACCTGAGGCCTTGCGGAGGTATATAGGTACCATGGATATGGTTACCAAAAGACACTTTGCCTTGGAATGGGGAAACAAAGCAGAGGTGGTCGTCTTCCCTCTGGCAAAAAGCTACACATTCGAGTTGGCTTGCCGCTTGTTTCTAAGTATCGAAGATCCCAGCCACATAGCCAGATTTTCCCACCCATTCAACCATATAACCTCTGGTATTTTTACCATCCCCATTGCTTTTCCTGGAACTCCATTTAATCGAGCCATCAAGGCCACAAAGTTAATCAGAATTGAGCTTTTGGCCATTATCAGGCAAAGAAAGAAGGATCTTGCAGAAGGAAAGGCATCCCCAACCCAAGACATATTGTCACACATGCTGCTAAGCAATGATGCGGATGGACAGTACATGAATGAGGTGGAGATTGCTGACAAGATTATTGCATTACTGTTGGGTGCACATGATAGCACTGGTACTGCTTGTACTTTCGTTGTCAAATATCTTGCCGAGATGCCTCATATCTATGAAGCAGTTTACAAGG AGCAAGCTGAGATCATTAAATCCAAAGCACCTGGTGAGTTGTTGAATTGGGTTGACATTCAAAAGATGAAATATTCATGGAATGTAGCTTGTGAAACGTTGAGACTCTCACCACCGTTTATTGGTAACTTCAAAGAAGCCATCAAGGACTTCACATTCAACGGTTTCGCCATCCCAAAGGGCTGGAAG TTGTATTGGAGTGCAAGCTCAACGCATAAAAATCCTGAGTACTTTTCTGAGCCTGAGAAGTTCGATCCCAGTAGATTTGAAGGGAAAGGACCAGCTCCTTACACGTTTATTCCGTTTGGTGGAGGACCCATGATGTGCCCTGGAAATGAATATGCTCGATTAGAAattcttgttttcatgcataacTTGGTGAAGAggttcaaatttgaaagattgaTTCTCGATGAGAAGATAGTATTCGATCCAACGCCAAAACCAGAAATGGGACTTCCAGTTCGTCTGATTCCTCACAAAGCTTGA